The nucleotide window GCGCCTGATACTTACCCATGTGTGTCAACGCATTCCGGCCGTTGACGTCACCCACCGCGTACAGCCACGGACGACCTGTCACCGTCAGGTGGTCGTCGACTCGCAGCGGGCCGCCAGCCTCCAGGCCCACCGATTCCAGACCGAGATCCCGCGTCGCGGGCGATCGTCCCGCGGCGACCAGGATCTCGTCGACGACCAGTCGGCCGGCGCCGTCCCCGGCGAGCTCGACGGTCGCGGGTCCGCCGTGGACGCGTCCGTAGCCGGTGTCGGCGACGCCGGGCCGGTCGACGGACTCGATCGTCGTACCGAACCGGATGTCGACGCCGCGAGCGGTGAACGAGTCCGCGGCCCGACGCGCGACGAACGGCTCCATCTTGGGCAGTAACCGGTCACCCCGGATGGCCATCACGACCTGACGCGCCCCCAGGTCGAGCAACCAGGTCACTGCCTCGCAGGCCACCACTCCGCCGCCCAGGACGAGGACACGATCCGGTACCTCGACGAGGTTGGTCGCGTCGCGGGAGGTCCACGGGAGTGCGTCGGCCAGACCAGGTGTCGGCGGGATCGACGCCGTGCTCCCGGTCGCGACGACCACCGCCTCGCGCGCCGTCAGCACCGTGTCGCCCACGGTCACCTGCCGCTCACCCGTGATGCGGCCGTGTCCGCGGATCACCTCGATCCCCGCACCCTCGGCCCACCTGACCTGCCCCGTATCGTCATGGGTGGCACCGGGCCCGTCACGGCGCCCGGTCACGGTGTCGCGCCAGCCGAGGACTCCGGCGGCGTCGGGCAGGTCCCCGCTCACGCGTTCACGCGCGCCCGCCAGCGCACGTGCTTCCGCCAGCGCGGACCCGGGACCCAGCAACGCCTTGCTCGGCATACACGCCCAGTACGAGCATTCACCGCCCATGAGCTCGTGCTCGATGACGACAGCGGTTCGATCACTGCCCCGGATCGCGTAATCGGCGACGTTCTCGCCCACCGGACCGCCGCCGATAACGACGACATCGAAGGTTGACTCCATCGGTTCAGGGTAGGTGGGATGCGTGCCCGCGGTCGGCGAGTATGCCGACACCACGTCTCGAGTTTCGCCCACGGCAGATGCGGCTGACGAATATCTGATCCGGTGACAGGATGGAGCGCGTGACCGCATCGAATACTGACCTCAACTCCGGACTCGACCTCGAGTGGGTCGACGATTCTGTCCGCATCCAGGACGATCTGTTCGCCCACGTGAACGGTAAGTGGCTCGAGTCGCATGCCATCCCGGAAGACCGCTCGGTCGACGGCGCGTTCCATGTGCTCCGCGACAATTCCGAGGAGAACGTGCGCGACATCATCACCGAATGCGCGGCGTCGAACCCGGAGAGCGGCTCCGACGAGCAGAAGATCGGCGACCTGTACGCCTCGTTCATGGACACCGACCACATCGAGGCCCTCGGGATCGGCCCGATCACCGGCGAACTGGAGAAGATCGCGGCCATCGACTCCGTCGAGGCGCTCGCCCGGCGGATCGGCCGGCTCCAGCGGCACGGCACGGGTGGCCTGTTCGGCTATTACGTGGACACCGATGCCAAGCAGTCCGACCGTTACCTCGTGCACCTGACGCAGTCGGGCCTCGGACTGCCCGACGAGTCCTACTACCGGGAGGACAAGCACGCCGACACCAGGACGGCATACGTCGCACACGTCGAGCGCATGTTCGCGCTGGCCGGATTCGACGACGCCGCTGCTCGGGCAGCGGCGATCCTCGACCTCGAGACAGCGATCGCCGGCCGGCACTGGGACGTGGTTCGGCGACGCGATGCCGAGCTCACCTACAACCTCATGTCGTTGGACGAGTTGACCGCCACGGCAGCGGGATTCCCGTTCGCGGAGTGGTTCGGCGGCCTGGGCACCAGCGGCGACGCCACCTTCGCCGAGGTGGTCGTCGCGCAGCCGTCCTTCGTGTCGGGCGTCGGCGAACTCGTCGCCGAGCGCCCGCTGGACGAATGGAAGACCTGGCTGACCTGGCGCCTGCTGCGCTCCGCGGCACCGTATCTGTCCTCGCCGTTCGTCGACGAGAACTTCGACTTCTACGGCCGCACCCTGACCGGCGCGGAGACGAACCGTGACCGGTGGAAGCGGGGCGTCGGGTTCGTCGAGGGCGCGATGGGCTTCGCGGTCGGCAAACTCTATGTGGCCAAGCACTTCCCACCCGAGGCCAAGGCGCGGATGGACGAGCTGATCGCCAACTTGGTGGAGGCCTACCGCCGCAACATCTCCGACCTGCCGTGGATGACGCCGGAAACCCGGGAGCGGGCCCTCGTCAAACTCGGCAAGTTCAACCCGAAGATCGGCTATCCGGCCAAGTGGCGAGACTACAGTTCGTTGACCGTCGACCGTGGCGACCTCATCGGGAACGTGGCACGCGCCTCGTCGTTCGAGCAGGATCGCGAGTTCGCCAAGATCGGCGCGCCCGTCGACCGTGACGAGTGGTTCATGACCCCGCAGACGGTCAACGCCTACTACAACCCCGGCATGAACGAGATCGTGTTCCCGGCCGCGATCCTGCAGCCGCCCTTCTTCGACCCCGACGCCGACGACGCGGTCAACTACGGCGGCATCGGCGCGGTCATCGGGCACGAGATCGGGCACGGCTTCGACGACCAGGGCGCCAAGTACGACGGCGACGGCAACCTCGTCGACTGGTGGACCGACACCGACCGCACCGAGTTCTCCTCGCGGACACGCAAACTCAT belongs to Gordonia sp. KTR9 and includes:
- a CDS encoding dihydrolipoyl dehydrogenase family protein, with the protein product MESTFDVVVIGGGPVGENVADYAIRGSDRTAVVIEHELMGGECSYWACMPSKALLGPGSALAEARALAGARERVSGDLPDAAGVLGWRDTVTGRRDGPGATHDDTGQVRWAEGAGIEVIRGHGRITGERQVTVGDTVLTAREAVVVATGSTASIPPTPGLADALPWTSRDATNLVEVPDRVLVLGGGVVACEAVTWLLDLGARQVVMAIRGDRLLPKMEPFVARRAADSFTARGVDIRFGTTIESVDRPGVADTGYGRVHGGPATVELAGDGAGRLVVDEILVAAGRSPATRDLGLESVGLEAGGPLRVDDHLTVTGRPWLYAVGDVNGRNALTHMGKYQARVAGDVIAARAQGRDLDGPRYVATSDHGAVPQVVFTRPEVASVGLTEKQAKDAGIDVRIADGDISVAGSYLADPEYSGHACLVVDVSRDVLVGATFVGSQTAELVHSATVAIVGEVPLSRLWHAVPSYPTISEVWLRLLDQLR
- a CDS encoding M13 family metallopeptidase translates to MERVTASNTDLNSGLDLEWVDDSVRIQDDLFAHVNGKWLESHAIPEDRSVDGAFHVLRDNSEENVRDIITECAASNPESGSDEQKIGDLYASFMDTDHIEALGIGPITGELEKIAAIDSVEALARRIGRLQRHGTGGLFGYYVDTDAKQSDRYLVHLTQSGLGLPDESYYREDKHADTRTAYVAHVERMFALAGFDDAAARAAAILDLETAIAGRHWDVVRRRDAELTYNLMSLDELTATAAGFPFAEWFGGLGTSGDATFAEVVVAQPSFVSGVGELVAERPLDEWKTWLTWRLLRSAAPYLSSPFVDENFDFYGRTLTGAETNRDRWKRGVGFVEGAMGFAVGKLYVAKHFPPEAKARMDELIANLVEAYRRNISDLPWMTPETRERALVKLGKFNPKIGYPAKWRDYSSLTVDRGDLIGNVARASSFEQDREFAKIGAPVDRDEWFMTPQTVNAYYNPGMNEIVFPAAILQPPFFDPDADDAVNYGGIGAVIGHEIGHGFDDQGAKYDGDGNLVDWWTDTDRTEFSSRTRKLIDQYGEFTPTGLDPEHKVNGDFTIGENIGDLGGLSIALVAYQIATEGAGSEPPVIDGLTGTQRVFYSWAQIWRTKTRDAEAIRRLSIDPHSPPEFRCNGVVRNMDAFYDAFDVEPGDALYLDPAERVRIW